DNA sequence from the Ramlibacter agri genome:
GTGGAGCAGTTCCGCAACATCGTCCTGCGCTCCACGCCGGACGGCGCCACCGTGCGCCTGAAGGACGTGGCGCGCGTGGAACTGAACGCGCAGAGCTTCAGCACCGAGGCGCGCCTGAACGGCAAGGCCTCCACCGGCATCGGCGTGCAGCTGTCTCCTTCGGGCAACGCGCTGGAAACGGCGAACCTGGTGCGCAAGCGCATGGGCGAACTGGCGACCTACTTCCCCAAGGGCGTGAAGTGGGACATCCCTTACGACAGCTCGCGCTTCGTGAAGATCTCCATCAAGCAGGTGGTGGAGACGCTGCTGGAAGCCGTGGCGCTGGTGTTCCTGGTGATGTTCCTGTTCCTGCAGAACTGGCGCTACACCATCATCCCGACCCTGGTGGTGCCGGTGGCCCTGCTGGGCACCTTCGGCGCGCTGCTGGCGCTGGGCTTCTCGATCAACGTGCTGACCATGTTCGGCATGGTGCTGGTGATCGGCATCGTGGTGGACGACGCCATCGTGGTGGTGGAGAACGTCGAGCGGATCATGAGCGAGGAGGGCCTGCCGCCGCGTGAAGCGACGCGCAAGGCCATGGGCCAGATCCAGGGCGCCATCATCGGCGTGACCGTGGTGCTGATCTCGGTGTTCGTGCCGCTCGCCGCCTTCGCCGGGTCCACCGGCAACATCTACCGCCAGTTCTCGGCGGTGATGGTGGCGTCGATCGCCTGCTCCGCCTTCATGGCGCTGTCGCTGACGCCGGCGCTTTGCGCCACGCTGCTGAAGCCCGTGGAGGCCGGCCACCACGTCGAGAAGCGCGGCTTCTTCGGCGCTTTCAACCGCTTCTTCTCGCGCACCGCGCACGGCTACGAAGGCCTGGTGTCGCGCCTGCTGCGCCGCGCCGCCCGCTACCTGATCGTCTATGCGGCCATCGCCGGCGTGGTGGCGCTCGTCTACACGCGCCTGCCCACGTCCTTCCTGCCGCAGGAAGACCAGGGCAACATCCTCGTCAACGTGCAGCTGCCGCCGGGCGCCACGCTGGAGCGCACGCGCAACGTGATGCAGCAGGTGGAAGGCTTCATCCTGAAGCAGCCCGAAGTGGAGAGCATGGTGGGCGTGCTGGGCTTCTCGTTCAGCGGCCAGGGCCAGAACGCGGGCCTCGCCTTCGTGACGCTGAAGGACTGGGACCAGCGCAAGGGCGAGCAGCACTCCGCCGGCGCGCTGGCGGGCCGTGCCTTCGGCGCGCTGTCCGGCATCCGCGATGCCTTCATCTTCCCGCTGAGCCCGCCCCCGATCCCGGAACTGGGCGTCGCTTCCGGCTTCACCTTCCGCCTGCAGGACCGCGGCGGCAAGGGCCATGACGCGCTGCTCGCCGCGCGCAACCAGCTGCTGGGCATGGCCGCGCAAAGCAAGGTGCTGACGCAGGTGCGCCCGGACGGCCTGGAAGACGCCTCGCAGCTGCAGCTGGAGATCGACCGCGACAAGGCGCAGGCGCTGGGCGTGAGCTTCGACGCGATCAACACCACGCTGTCCACCGCGCTCGGCTCGGCCTACGTGAACGACTTCCCCAACCGCGGCCGCCTGCAGCGGGTGGTGGTGCAGGCCGACGCGCCATCGCGCATGCAGCCGGAGGACATCCTGCGGCTGAACGTGCCGAGCACGCAAGGCAAGGTGGTGCCGCTGTCGTCCTTCGCGTCGACGAAGTGGATCATGGGACCGATGCAGACCGTGCGCTACAACGGCTATTCGGCCATGCGCATCTCCGGCTCGCCGGCGCCGGGCTACAGCACGGGTGCGGCGATGAACGAGATGGAGCGCCTGGCGGCGCAGCTGCCGGCCGGCTTCGGCTACGAGTGGACCGGCCAGTCGCGCGAGGAAAAGCTCGCCGGCTCGCAGGCCATGGTGCTGTACGGCTTCTCGATCCTGGCCGTGTTCCTGTGCCTGGCCGCGCTGTACGAAAGCTGGTCGATCCCGATGGCGGTGATCCTGGTGGTTCCGCTGGGCGTGCTGGGGGTGCTGCTTGCGACACTCCTGCGCGGTTACGCGAACGACGTGTACTTCCAGGTGGGGCTGATCACGATCATCGGCCTGTCGGCGAAGAACGCCATCCTGATCATCGAATTCGCCAAGGACCTGCAGGCCCAGGGCAAGGGCGTGATCGAGGCGGCGCTGGCGGCGGCGCACCTGCGCTTCCGGCCCATCATCATGACTTCGATGGCCTTCGGCCTCGGTGTGTTGCCGCTGGCCATCGCCAGCGGCGCCGGCTCCGCCAGCCAGCGTGCCATCGGCACCGGCGTGCTGGGCGGCATGCTGACCGGCACCGGGCTGGCCATCTTCTTCGTTCCCATCTTCTTCGTGGTGGTGCGCGGCTACTTCAAGGGCAGCGAGCGCCAGCGCAAGCTGTACACGCACGAACTGGGACATGAAATGCCCGCGGGCGCGACGGCGGGAGACCAGGTATGAAATTGCTGAAACTGACGGTGCTTGCCGCCGCGGCCGTGGCCGCCGCGGGCTGCTCCTTCATCCCGACCTACGAGCGCCCGGTGGCGCCGGTGGCGAACCAGTTCCCCTACCCGGGCGCGAAGGACGGCAGGGCCGCTTCGGACCTGAAGTGGCAGGAGTTCTTCACCGACCCGCACCTGCGTGAGCTGATCACGATGGCGCTGGCGAACAACCGCGACCTGCGGGTGGCGGTGCTGAACATCGAGCAGGCGCGCGCCGCCTACGACGTCCGCAAGGCCGACCAGCTGCCCTCGGTGGGCCTGCAGGCGCAGGTGAGCCGCGCGCCCAACATCGCCAACATCGAGTCGACCACCTACCAGGTGGGCCTGGCCCTGAGCAGCTGGGAGATCGATTTCTTCGGCCGCATCCGTGCGCTGAGCGAGCAGGCGCTGAACCAGTACCTGGCCACCGAAGAAGGCCGCAACGCGGCGCAGGCCACGCTGGTGGCTTCGGTCGCCAACGCCTACATGGGCGTGGCCGCCGACGAGGAGCTGCTGGCGCTGACGCGCGAGACGCTGACGACCCGCGAGGAGTCGCTGCGCCTGACGCGCCTGCGCTTCGAGAACGGCGCTTCGAGCGAGATCGACTTCCGCCAGGCGCAGTCGCTGTACGAAAGCGCGCGCACGACGCTGGCGCAGCAGCAGCGGCAGCGCGCCACCGACATCAACGCGCTGGCGCTGCTGCTGGGCGCGCCGGTGCCGCCGGACTTCATGGTGGGCGTCTCCACCGACAAGTTCGCGCTGCCCGACCTGCCGGCCGGCGTGCCCAGCGAAGTGCTGGTGAAGCGGCCCGACGTGCACCAGGCGGAGCTGCAGCTGATCGCGGCCAACGCCAACATCGGCGCGGCCCGCGCGGCCTTCTTCCCGCGCATCACGCTGACGGCTGCGGCCGGCATCGGCAGCAGCGAGCTGAACAAGCTGGTGCAGGGCGGCACCTTCGCCTATTCGATCACGCCGACCTTGCTGCAGCCGATCTTCGACGCCGGCCGCAACCAGGCGAACCTGGGTTCGTCGGTGGCGGGACGCGAGATCGCGGTGGCGCAGTACGAGAAGGCGATCCAGTCGGCCTTCAAGGACGTGGCCGACGCGTTGGCCGGCCGCGCCACCTATGGCGACCAGCTGGATGCGCAGGGCAAGGTGGTGGAGGCCGAGACGGTGCGCAATCGCCTGGCCAAGCTGCGCTACGACAACGGCGTGGCGAGCTACCTGGACCTGCTGGACTCGCAGCGCTCGCTGTTCGCGGCGCAGCAGGCGCTGGTGCAGGCGCGGCTGGCGCGGCTGCAGAACCAGGTGCAGCTGTATCGCTCGCTCGGGGGCGGCTGGGCTTCCTGACCGGGCGGGAGAGCTCGGGTTCGCTGCGCGAAACCCCGCCTCCATGACGAGCTCAGGCGGTGCCGTCCTACGGGGCTGGCTCCGCCGTTGGTGAACCATCGTCGCCATGAGCGACGCGAGCCCTTCCCCAGCACCCACCGCCTGGCCCGGTGAACCCTATCCCCTGGGCGCCACCTGGGACGGCCAGGGCGTCAACTTCGCGCTGTACTCCGAGAACGCCACGCGCGTGGAGCTGTGCCTGTTCGATGAGCAAGGGCAGGAGGCGCGCGTGCCGCTGCGCGAGCAGACCGCCTTCGTCTGGCACGGCTACGTGCCCGGCCTGAAGCCCGGGCAGCGCTACGGCTACCGCGTGCACGGCCCCTACGAGCCGGAGCGCGGCCTGCGTTTCAACCCGAACGTGGTGCTGCTCGACCCCTACGCCAAGGCGCTCGACGGCCTGGAGAACTTCGATCGCGGCGTGTTCGCTTACCCGATGGGCGGCGAACGCGAAGACCTGGCCATGGCGGAACAGGAAGCGCGCGGCGCGCCGCTGGGCGTGGTGATCGACCCCTGGTTCGACTGGAGCGGCGACCGCGCGCCCAACACGCCGCTGCCGGACAGCGTGCTGTACGAGACACACGTGAAAGGCCTGTCGATGCGCCACCCCGGCGTGCCGGAGGAACTGCGCGGCACCTACGCGGCCCTGGCGCACCCCACCATGCTCGGCTACCTGAAGGACCTGGGCGTGACGGCGGTGGAACTGATGCCTGTGCACGCCCACCTGGACGATCCCTTCCTCCTGGACAAGGGCCTCACCAACTACTGGGGCTATTCGACGCTGAACTTCTTCGCGCCGGAGTTGCGCTACAGCGCCGCCCACAAGCGAGGCGAGCCGCTGGGCGCGCTGCGCGAATTCAAGGAGATGGTGAAGGCGCTGCACGGCGCGGGCATCGAGGTGATCCTGGACGTGGTCTACAACCACACCAGCGAGGGCAACCACATGGGACCGACGCTCAGCTTCAAGGGTATCGACAACCCCACCTACTACCGGCTGGTGCCGGACAACGCGCGCTTCTACTTCGACTACACCGGCACCGGCAACACGCTGAACGTGCGGCACCCGCAGACTCTGCAGCTGATCATGGACTCGCTGCGCTACTGGGTGCTGGAGATGCACGTGGACGGCTTCCGCTTCGACCTGGCGAGCACGCTGGCCCGCGGGCTGCACGAGGTGGACCAGCTCTCGGGCTTCTTCACCATCATCCACCAGGACCCGGTGCTGTCGCAGGTGAAGCTGATCGCCGAACCCTGGGACGTGGGCGAGGGCGGCTACCAGGTGGGCAACTTCCCGGTGAAGTGGGCGGAGTGGAACGGCATCTACCGCGACTCTATCCGGGCCTTCTGGAAGGGCGACGGCGGCCTGGCCAGCGACATCGGCTACCGCTTCACGGGCAGCAGCGACCTGTACCAGGGCGACGGGCGCAAGCCCTACGCCAGCGTCAACTTCGTGACGGCGCACGACGGCTTCACCCTGCGCGACACGGTGAGCTACAACGACAAGCACAACGAGGCCAACCAGGAAAACAACCAGGACGGCCACAACGACAACAGGTCGTGGAACTGCGGCGCCGAAGGGCCGACCGAGGACGCGGAGGTGAACAAGCTGCGCGCGCGCCAGCAGCGCAACTTCCTGGCCACGCTGCTGCTGTCGCAGGGCACGCCCATGCTGCTGGGCGGCGACGAGATCGGCAACACCCAGCAGGGCAACAACAACGCCTACTGCCAGGACAACGAGATCAGCTGGTACGACTGGGACAACGCGGACAACACGCTGCTGGAGTTCACGAAGAAGCTGGTGCGCCTGCGGCGCGAGCACCCGGCGCTGCACCGGCAGAAATTCTTCTCGGGCCGCCCGATCCGCGGCACCGACATCCGCGACATCATGTGGTTCCGCCATGACGGCGAGGAAATGAGCGACGAGGACTGGCAGAACCCGCACACGCAGTCGCTGGCGCTGTTCCTGGCCGGCAATGGCCTGAAGGAGACGGACCGCCGCGGCCAGCCCGTGGCCGACGACCACCTGCTGCTGCTGGTGTCCGCCTCGCACGAGGACCTGGACTTCAAGCTGCCGGCGCTGGAAGAGTGCAGCCAGTGGCAGCTGCTGGTGGACACCAGCAACGACGAGTCGCAGGAAATGCAGGACGCGGGCGGCCAGACGCTGTTGCCGGGACGCTCGCTGAAGCTGTTCCGGTGTCCCAGGGACTGAACGATGATCCGCAAACTGCCTTCGGGCGGCTATCGCCTCTATTCGCGCAAGGTGGACCCCAAGACGGGCAAGCGGCGCAACCTCGGCACCTTCGACACGCGCGAGCAGGCCGAGAAGCATGAAAAGGAAGTGCAGTACTTCAAGCGGCACTAGGCAGCGGCTGGCGGTCGCCGGCGAAGGGCTGAGCACCTTCGTCTCGCAGCAGCAGCCGCCCTACGCGCGGAAGCTATAGTGCGCCCATCGATATCTTGAAGACGAGCGAGCCGAAGTGAAGACGCTGTCGTGGGCCGAGGCCGTGGCCTCTTTCGAAGGCCGCGCATTGGGCGACGCCGCCGCCTTCCTGCCGCTGCTGGCCGTGGCGGAGTTCCTGGCGGCTTCGCGCTATGCGCGCTCGCTGCAG
Encoded proteins:
- a CDS encoding efflux RND transporter permease subunit, whose protein sequence is MAKFFIDRPIFAWVIALFLIVIGAVSITKLPISQYPPVAPPAIVLTATYPGASAQTLEESVISVIEQEMNGSPGMIYMESVTQANGVGQITISFEPGTNADLAQVDVQNRLARATPRLPAAVTQQGVRVDKSRNNFLLFTILSSDDPNFTPVDLGDYVSRSVLPEIQRIPGVGQAQLFGTEAAMRIWIDPQKLVGFNLSAADVNAAIKAQNAQVSAGTIGDLPNVPGQGVSATIVVPGQLTNVEQFRNIVLRSTPDGATVRLKDVARVELNAQSFSTEARLNGKASTGIGVQLSPSGNALETANLVRKRMGELATYFPKGVKWDIPYDSSRFVKISIKQVVETLLEAVALVFLVMFLFLQNWRYTIIPTLVVPVALLGTFGALLALGFSINVLTMFGMVLVIGIVVDDAIVVVENVERIMSEEGLPPREATRKAMGQIQGAIIGVTVVLISVFVPLAAFAGSTGNIYRQFSAVMVASIACSAFMALSLTPALCATLLKPVEAGHHVEKRGFFGAFNRFFSRTAHGYEGLVSRLLRRAARYLIVYAAIAGVVALVYTRLPTSFLPQEDQGNILVNVQLPPGATLERTRNVMQQVEGFILKQPEVESMVGVLGFSFSGQGQNAGLAFVTLKDWDQRKGEQHSAGALAGRAFGALSGIRDAFIFPLSPPPIPELGVASGFTFRLQDRGGKGHDALLAARNQLLGMAAQSKVLTQVRPDGLEDASQLQLEIDRDKAQALGVSFDAINTTLSTALGSAYVNDFPNRGRLQRVVVQADAPSRMQPEDILRLNVPSTQGKVVPLSSFASTKWIMGPMQTVRYNGYSAMRISGSPAPGYSTGAAMNEMERLAAQLPAGFGYEWTGQSREEKLAGSQAMVLYGFSILAVFLCLAALYESWSIPMAVILVVPLGVLGVLLATLLRGYANDVYFQVGLITIIGLSAKNAILIIEFAKDLQAQGKGVIEAALAAAHLRFRPIIMTSMAFGLGVLPLAIASGAGSASQRAIGTGVLGGMLTGTGLAIFFVPIFFVVVRGYFKGSERQRKLYTHELGHEMPAGATAGDQV
- a CDS encoding efflux transporter outer membrane subunit, with the translated sequence MKLLKLTVLAAAAVAAAGCSFIPTYERPVAPVANQFPYPGAKDGRAASDLKWQEFFTDPHLRELITMALANNRDLRVAVLNIEQARAAYDVRKADQLPSVGLQAQVSRAPNIANIESTTYQVGLALSSWEIDFFGRIRALSEQALNQYLATEEGRNAAQATLVASVANAYMGVAADEELLALTRETLTTREESLRLTRLRFENGASSEIDFRQAQSLYESARTTLAQQQRQRATDINALALLLGAPVPPDFMVGVSTDKFALPDLPAGVPSEVLVKRPDVHQAELQLIAANANIGAARAAFFPRITLTAAAGIGSSELNKLVQGGTFAYSITPTLLQPIFDAGRNQANLGSSVAGREIAVAQYEKAIQSAFKDVADALAGRATYGDQLDAQGKVVEAETVRNRLAKLRYDNGVASYLDLLDSQRSLFAAQQALVQARLARLQNQVQLYRSLGGGWAS
- the glgX gene encoding glycogen debranching protein GlgX — protein: MSDASPSPAPTAWPGEPYPLGATWDGQGVNFALYSENATRVELCLFDEQGQEARVPLREQTAFVWHGYVPGLKPGQRYGYRVHGPYEPERGLRFNPNVVLLDPYAKALDGLENFDRGVFAYPMGGEREDLAMAEQEARGAPLGVVIDPWFDWSGDRAPNTPLPDSVLYETHVKGLSMRHPGVPEELRGTYAALAHPTMLGYLKDLGVTAVELMPVHAHLDDPFLLDKGLTNYWGYSTLNFFAPELRYSAAHKRGEPLGALREFKEMVKALHGAGIEVILDVVYNHTSEGNHMGPTLSFKGIDNPTYYRLVPDNARFYFDYTGTGNTLNVRHPQTLQLIMDSLRYWVLEMHVDGFRFDLASTLARGLHEVDQLSGFFTIIHQDPVLSQVKLIAEPWDVGEGGYQVGNFPVKWAEWNGIYRDSIRAFWKGDGGLASDIGYRFTGSSDLYQGDGRKPYASVNFVTAHDGFTLRDTVSYNDKHNEANQENNQDGHNDNRSWNCGAEGPTEDAEVNKLRARQQRNFLATLLLSQGTPMLLGGDEIGNTQQGNNNAYCQDNEISWYDWDNADNTLLEFTKKLVRLRREHPALHRQKFFSGRPIRGTDIRDIMWFRHDGEEMSDEDWQNPHTQSLALFLAGNGLKETDRRGQPVADDHLLLLVSASHEDLDFKLPALEECSQWQLLVDTSNDESQEMQDAGGQTLLPGRSLKLFRCPRD